A stretch of Episyrphus balteatus chromosome 2, idEpiBalt1.1, whole genome shotgun sequence DNA encodes these proteins:
- the LOC129909801 gene encoding WD repeat-containing protein 6 has product MNTISDSIALKIINDNNILAGVGNEIRLYTKCGTSTLPFKLKGKVHGIESEESTNKLLIYGENEFIFIEQNDLSFQLLYRGCLSDWISSGKLMQDEGTFLLVTAHSVAILLKYSDESQSCEIIDKISCTDKSTLYCSYIYGSSWDSSLILGGNAFGELLIWQPTVRCDKTPNRAKLLQRRPCHNGVIFSIDMDMEAKLLVTTSDDRSVRFWDVLLGEGCDYSKHAIINPKSGYSHVARVFKAKIIRECGEIYVLTGGEDSFFCLWNRNGELLFKRRQQFGATIWTLDYHNPTKTIITSGSSGNILTYGLQDCFKNNEPSISALDSKSLDSNEYIAKIKYLDEKNFIAITNKNRLMHRNNDLNNGDWVPVNSFVPSKCTVLEVYKGMFVIAGYQKVTLYKFIENPLTFEKLFEGNVLPGVIRSFIFLSSSEFLISDESGNCKLITSHNFEDSLLIDLPQCKERWITSACRIDSEYLIISNRQGSLMLFSIFEGNESSKPCDTIKRLHGHLGCTTITLIRDDNSSCILKTTGHDYAVKTIKLNKKERVISVVSREIIPIAWVEKIITSTDDDNELLFGFNDNHFVLWSREIDTHFEIPCGGGHRCWDLHIDLPKNIVHMVFIKNKQVLIHQKTVFNKSALELAIPKNKWHVKPCNVLSCFQSSKLFLVSAGDDNILKISHLNTRSRNLTQLHAIHSHISSIRGLCVIWNATPGRHIIFSCGGRAQICVTAFQEDSDIFEEIIDYTIQKETRSQDIRCDPETRVMSIDVLQENEYSFKIFVGCSDGYVRQFKMENSIISEVSEVFYGKCILHVRIAGDYLLSIATDGLVCFWNMDNFEVDFKISHHESGVNGFDVRIVNDCEYHLITGGDDQNVVHSKIHHNSGEFKVLTLKRMNYLHTAQVTAVKFTPCIEYFYSSSVDQVVRKVNLETFNSDWETLSCVADVKGIELIGESDNLLAFIYGCGLQVI; this is encoded by the exons atgaatacaatAAGCGATAGtatagctttaaaaataataaatgacaACAATATCCTTGCTG GAGTTGGCAATGAAATACGTTTGTACACAAAATGCGGCACTTCAACTCTTCCATTTAAACTTAAAGGAAAAGTCCATGGAATTGAGAGTGAAGAATCAACCAATAAATTACTAATTTATGGTGAAAATGAATTCATattcattgaacaaaatgat TTAAGCTTTCAGCTTCTCTACAGAGGATGTCTATCTGACTGGATTAGCAGTGGCAAACTTATGCAAGACGAAGGAACGTTCTTACTTGTAACAGCTCATAGTGTGGCTATTCTTTTGAAGTACTCCGATGAATCACAATCTTGTGAAATTATAGACAAAATTTCATGTACCGATAAATCAACTTTATATTGTTCGTACATTTATGGATCGAGTTGGGATAGTTCTTTAATTCTTGGAG GTAATGCTTTTGGTGAGCTCTTAATTTGGCAACCAACAGTCAGATGCGACAAAACGCCAAACAGGGCGAAACTTCTTCAACGACGACCATGTCATAACGGTGTAATATTTTCCATTGATATGGACATGGAAGCAAAGTTGTTGGTTACAACATCTGACGATCGTTCTGTTCGTTTCTGGGATGTATTACTTGGCGAAGGATGTGATTATAGCAAACATGCTATCATCAATCCAAAAAGTGGATATAGCCATGTTGCTAGGGTGTTTAAGGCCAAAATTATACGCGAAT gtgGTGAAATCTACGTTTTAACAGGAGGTGAAGACTCATTTTTCTGCCTTTGGAATCGCAATGGTGAATTGCTATTTAAACGCCGCCAACAGTTTGGTGCTACAATATGGACTCTTGACTATCATAATCCAACTAAAACAATCATCACATCGGGATCAAGTGGCAATATCTTGACTTATGGTCTACAAGACTGTTTCAAAAACAATGAACCTTCGATATCTGCACTAGATAGCAAGTCGCTAGATTCGAATGagtatattgcaaaaataaagtaTCTAGATGAAAAGAACTTTATTGCAATCACCAACAAAAATCGTTTGATGCATCGAAACAACGACTTGAACAATGGTGATTGGGTTCCTGTGAATTCATTTGTTCCATCTAAGTGCACAGTACTGGAAGTCTATAAGGGTATGTTTGTAATTGCTGGCTATCAAAAAGTTACTCTatacaaatttattgaaaatccaTTAACATTTGAAAAGCTTTTTGAAGGAAACGTTCTCCCAGGTGTCATAAGATCTTTTATATTCCTCTCTTCAAGTGAATTCCTGATATCTGATGAATCGGGTAATTGCAAGTTGATTACATCACATAATTTCGAAGATTCTTTGTTGATAGATTTGCCACAATGCAAAGAGCGATGGATTACATCGGCTTGTAGAATAGATTCAGAGTATTTGATTATCAGTAATCGACAGGGAAGTCTTATGCTATTTTCTATATTTGAAGGCAATGAAAGTTCAAAACCATGCGACACTATTAAACGTCTTCATGGACATCTAGGTTGCACAACTATTACTCTTATTCGAGATGACAATTCGTCATGTATATTGAAAACAACTGGACATGATTATGCCGTTAAAACAATTAAGTTGAATAAGAAAGAGAGAGTTATTTCAGTTGTATCCCGAGAAATAATTCCAATCGCTTGGGTAGAGAAAATAATTACCTCAACTGACGACGATAATGAATTACTTTTCGGATTCAATGATAACCATTTTGTGCTATGGTCACGTGAAATCGATACACATTTCGAGATACCCTGTGGAGGAGGTCATCGTTGCTGGGATTTGCATATTGATTTACCCAAGAATATTGTTCACATGGTTTTCATTAAGAATAAACAAGTTCTAATTCATCAAAAGACAGTTTTCAACAAATCGGCATTAGAATTGGCGataccaaaaaataaatggcACGTTAAACCCTGCAATGTTTTAAGTTGCTTTCAAAGTAGCAAATTGTTCCTGGTATCTGCTGGAGatgataatattttaaaaatatctcaTTTGAATACCAGAAGTAGAAATTTGACACAATTGCATGCAATTCATTCGCATATTTCTAGTATTCGTGGATTGTGTGTGATATGGAATGCAACTCCAGGGAGGCATATAATATTTTCCTGTGGTGGCCGGGCTCAGATATGTGTCACTGCATTCCAAGAAGACTCTGACATCTTTGAAGAGATAATTGACTATACAATCCAGAAAGAAACTAGATCACAAGACATCCGTTGTGATCCTGAGACACGTGTTATGTCTATTGACGTCCTCCAGGAAAATGAGTATtcgtttaaaatatttgtaggtTGTTCGGATGGATACGTGCGCCAATTTAAAATGGAAAACTCAATCATATCTGAAGTTTCAGAAGTGTTTTATGGAAAATGTATTTTGCACGTTCGGATAGCAGGCGATTATCTTCTTTCCATAGCAACAGATGGTTTAGTATGTTTTTGGAATATGGACAATTTCgaggttgattttaaaatttcccatcACGAGAGTGGTGTAAATGGTTTTGATGTTCGAATTGTAAATGATTGTGAATATCATCTCATTACTGGTGGCGATGATCAAaatgttgttcattcaaaaattcatcaTAATTCAGGTGAATTTAAAGTGCTAACGTTAAAGCGAATGAATTATTTACATACTGCCCAAGTGACTGCTGTTAAATTTACACCTTGCATAGAATATTTTTACTCAAGCAGTGTAGACCAAGTTGTGAGAAAAGTTAACTTGGAAACATTCAATTCGGATTGGGAAACACTGTCTTGTGTTGCTGATGTTAAAGGAATTGAAttaattggagaaagtgataatTTATTGGCATTTATTTATGGGTGTGGATTacaagtgatttaa
- the LOC129909804 gene encoding cell cycle checkpoint protein RAD17, with product MSTKRPKWVKSVFSEDLSSSTDSENPPKKTRSSSSLSNESTSFNFKTPSANDSAISNKESNKIESLVQSANWIECFEPKTIDDLAVHAKKIQEVQDWMQHCDIMKKKKFPAQICLITGPAGSGKTATIKVLAKIMRYQVVEWINPIDSDNITTLGDQVDSYAQSQVELFKSFLFRSSRYKSVLDSCEKRLILVEDFPNCFIKDSTGFNDVLEDYLKYGKSALVFVVTDSKSKKLNISYNLFSDAVKAQFHINHISFNPVSTTLMKKALKRICTLMGGESFRKLYRVPSVDLVDSIGMAAQGDMRNALINLHFGSLKGAPNLKTDTLKTSSQSKTKSKTQKKLSSVGRDETITLMHALGRVFNPKYIDGTKQLLHSPEDIASAFSTEPKSFTNFVHTNYLGHFADIENVLAASDALSISDNVLSEYREDTLGLVGLNIAIRGVMVSNEKPVTGWMPVRGPKRIEIEKSAELNSLGLDQIISAQLLASDYRSYVRIILNKK from the exons atgtCCACCAAAAGG CCAAAATGGGTAAAATCAGTATTTTCCGAAGATCTCTCATCTTCAACAGATTCAGAAAATCCACCAAAGAAAACCCGTAGTTCCTCATCTTTATCCAATGAATCGActtcttttaatttcaaaaccccTTCAGCAAACGACAGTGCCATTTCAAATaaagaatcaaataaaattgaatctcTTGTTCAGTCTGCCAACTGGATTGAATGTTTTGAACCCAAAACAATCGATGATCTTGCTGTTCATGCAAAAAAGATTCAAGAAGTTCAAGATTGGATGCAGCATTGTGATATtatgaaaaagaagaaattcCCAGCTCAAATATGCCTAATTACTGGTCCAGCTGGTTCTGGCAAAACAGCAACTATCAAAGTTCTAGCTAAAATCATGAGATACCAAGTTGTTGAATGGATAAATCCCATTGACTCGGATAATATAACAACACTTGGTGATCAAGTAGACTCATATGCTCAATCCCAAGTGGAATTGTTCAAGAGTTTTCTATTTCGATCGTCACGTTATAAATCGGTTTTGGATAGTTGTGAAAAACGATTGATTCTTGTAGAAGATTTTCCcaattgttttattaaagattcaACTggatttaatgatgttttaga AGACTATTTGAAATATGGAAAATCTGCTTTGGTATTCGTTGTGACCGATtccaaaagtaagaaattgaataTTAGTTATAATCTCTTTTCGGATGCTGTTAAGGCTCAATTCCATATTAACCATATAAG TTTCAATCCAGTTTCGACTACGTTAATGAAGAAGGCTCTTAAACGAATATGTACTCTGATGGGAGGTGAAAGTTTTAGAAAACTATATAGAGTACCATCGGTGGATTTGGTTGATTCCATTGGTATGGCTGCACAGGGTGACATGCGAAATGCCCTGATTAATCTACATTTCGGATCACTCAAAG GTGCTCCAAATCTCAAAACTGATACTCTCAAAACATCTTCTCAATCGAAGACTAAAAGCAAAACTCAAAAGAAGCTCTCATCAGTTGGTCGTGATGAAACGATAACATTGATGCATGCTCTTGGCCGAGTTTTTAATCCAAAAT ATATCGATGGAACTAAACAATTACTACATTCACCTGAAGACATTGCCAGTGCATTTTCCACTGAACCAAAGAGTTTTACCAATTTTGTTCATACCAATTATCTTGGTCATTTTGCTgatattgaaaatgttttagCTGCATCTGATGCATTGAGTATTAGTGATAATGTTCTTTCCGAATACCGAGAAGATACTCTTGGATTGGTTGGATTAAATATTGCTATTCGTGGAGTTatggtttcaaatgaaaaaccAGTTACTGGATGGATGCCTGTTAGGGGTCCAAAACGAATAGAAATTGA aaaatcagcAGAGTTAAATTCATTAGGTCTGGATCAAATAATATCCGCCCAATTGTTGGCGTCTGACTATCGCAGTTACGTACGAataattctaaataaaaaataa